The sequence ATTTATTTAGAACTACTCCTAGAAATGGTTTACTTGTTTGTTCGAGTTGTTCTTTAGCTTTTTGGACATCGCGACGATTTGTTTCACCAGCCGCAGTCACCAAAACAGAAGCATCACATTTCTGTGTAATGATTGCAGCATCAATAACAACTCCTATCGGTGCGGTATCAACAATGATATAATCAAAGTATTTATGCAGAGTATCAATCATAGTTGCAAAATTTTCACTTTGTAGCAAAGCTGTAGGGTTTGGGGATACAGAACCTGCCTGGATAACAAATAAATTTTCAACATTTGTTTCGCATAAACCTTGTGATAAGTCTGTTGTCCCTGATAAATATTCTGTTAACCCTGTAATCTTTTCACGTGATTTAAAAACACCCGACATGACAGAATTACGGATATCCGCATCGATTAACAGTGTCTTATATCCCGCACGCGCGAAAGCCCAAGCAATATTAGTAGAAGTTGTTGATTTTCCTTCCCCAGACTTTACAGATGTAATTGCAATTACTTTTAAATTATTCCCACTCAGTTGAATATTGGTGCGAAGCGCATTGTAGTACTCTTCAGCTTTTCTTGCCTGATCCAATTTTTTGTGTGCAATTTCTAACGTTGGCATTTCTCTCTCCTATCTCAATTTATCCAAGTTTGGAACAACTCCCAAGAGTGCAATTTGCATAACATCCTCAACATCTTCTGGGCGTTTCACTCGTGTATCCAAGAGTTCGACAAGGAGAACAGTGACAACCATCGCAACTGCTCCCACAAGGAATCCAACCATTGTATTACGACGAATATTTGGAGACGATGGCGATGTTGCAGGACGTGCTTCTTCAAGTGTAGTCACATCTGAAACGCGCGTTACACTGATGATTTTTTGAGCAGCAACCTCTCTCAAAGAGTTGGCAATCCGACTTGCTTCTTCTGGTACGCGATCAGTAACAGAGATAGAGACAATACGCGTATCAACAGGAACTGTTACTTTAATTTTACTAGCAAGACCTTTTGGAGGGAGTTCTAGTTTCAAATCAGTCGCAACCTTCTCTAAAACGTCTTGCGAGAGAATGATTTCTCGATAGTCTTTTACCAAGTAAGATCCTGCTTGCAAGTCTTGGTTAGTCAAGCCAGGCTTATCTCCCTGATTGCGATTGACCACATAAATTCGGGTCGTACTCGTAAACTCCGGCTTCACAATAAAACTACTGTAGGCAAATGCTACTGTCCCTGTCACGAATGCTACCAAAGCAATTAAAAATTTTCGTTTCCAAAGGATTTTAAGTAAGTGAAATACATCGATTTCCATCATATTTTGTTCTTTCATTTTTTCTCCTAAATCAATTGATCCATTATTATTTTTCGGGGATTATCCTTAAAAAGTTCCTTAGCCTTATCTTCGCTGTATTTTTTGGCAATGATATCATAGGCTTCCTCCATATGAGGAGGTCTGTGATCCAAGTTGTGCATATCACTTGCTATCACATGAACCAGATCTCGTTCCAAGAAATACTGGGCTCTCTTTTTCATAAATTTATAGGTTTCTCCGAAGAGTTTTGGTTTCAAAACATGAGAACTATTAACCTGAGTATAACATCCCATGTCAATTAGTTCTCGCACGCGCTTTTCATTGTTTTCTAAAGCATCGTAACGTTCAATGTGGGCAATGACGGGTGTAATGCCTAGCATTAGAATATCACTCAATCCCTTATGCATATCTCGATAAGCTGTATTCATACTAAACTCAATCAAAGCATAGCGACTATCGTTAAGGGTTGGGATTAATTTCTTTTCTAACTTCTCAACAACATCTGGCGTATAGTAGATTTCTGCCCCATAGGCAATGATTAGGTCATCAGCAACTTCCTTAGCCATTTCTCGTACCTTCAGAAAGTTGGTTGCGATTTTTTCTTCAGGAGTTTCGAACATCCCTTTTCGTCTATGCGATGTTGAAACGATTGTCCGCACTCCTTGACTATAGGCCTCTCTAAGAAGTTTTTTACTCTCCTCTATCGACTTTGGACCATCGTCCACATCAAAAACGATGTGCGAATGGATATCTATCATGCTACTTGCCCTCCATCACATCATTGATAGCAGCTTTGGCAGCGGCCAAGCTACTTTCATCAATTTCCATCATGTAGAGGTTACTATCTGGCATAGCGTATGAAGGAAGATCCGTGCGTCCAGTTCCCTTCAAGTCTTGAGAGTTGACTTTGTAATTCCCGCCACTCTCCAATTGAGTATTAACCAGATCCATCATGGTTTCCAAAGGCATATTGGTCTGAAGAGAATCTTGCAATCCTTGGATGATGTTATCGTAGTTTTTTAAAGCCTCAGTTGACGTCAACTTCTGAATAATAGCTACAATAACCTTTTGTTGGTTCCGACCACGATCTCGATCTCCATCTGCTAGAGAGTAGCGCTCACGGACAAAACCAAGAGCCTGCTCAGAGTCTAAATGAACATTCCCAACAGGGAAATGGTACTTGCCATGCAAAGAAGTGAAATCCTGATCATTATAGACATCAACACCACCTAAAAGGTCAATCAATTTCAAGAAAGAAGTGAAGTTCAAGCGAACATAGTAGTTAATATCCACCCCATAGAGATTTTCCAAAGTATGAATCGACGAGTCCACTCCATAGATTCCAGCGTGGGTCAATTTATCCTTTTGATTATTTCCCCCATCCGCGATCGGAACATAGGAATCTCGAGGCGTTGTAGTCAGAAGGATTTTCTTGGTATCTCGGTTCACAGTCATCAAAATGTTTACATCTGAACGCGAAACGGAACTAATCGGACCATAGGTATCAATACCACTCACATAAATATTGAAAGCTTTATTCTTTGATACCTTTGGTGCCGCTACATCCTTAGTTAATTGTTTTGTATAGATTTTTTTGATTTTTGAAGCATAATCTGGATACTCTGCTTCAATGATATTTTCAAAAACACTATTTAAGACAATTGCTTTCGTTTCGCCAGAAAGCAGACTCTTATAAGCTGCTAGATAAGAAGTACTCTGTTCAACTGTCAAGTCTTTACTCTGTGTCGTCTTAATATCCGCCACCAACTTTTGGATATTATCATTATCTGTTTCAGTCGGACCTGTTACACTATCCAACTGGGTCACATTATTGATTTCACTATCTTTCAAAACGACCACACTCATCGAATACTCTGAGTAGTTTGAGGTCGCATTGATATGATTGGTAAAACCGACAAACTGTTGCAAAGCATAGAGAGAAACGGAGCTAACTACGATAGCAAGTGTCAAAAAGAAAACCGTAAACTTCTCGGCTTTTTTATACACTATCAGAAGGATTGCAATTACAATAGAAATTAGAATTAAAATCGTAGCCAGAATATTGAGATATCTAAAGGCCAGGATATTATGTTTAAAAATCAAGAACAACAAAAAACCACTCAATAAAAAATAAATGGATAATAAGAATATATTAATATTTCGCTTCGCATTCCCTAAACGAGCTCTCTTTGAGCGTCTACTCATAATAATCTCCTAAACCTTCATAATTAAAACCATTATATCATAAACCAACAATAAATGCCATTTATTCATTATAGTTAAGCGTTTTTATTTATACCTTTTTTCCAAAAAAAATTTAGGTCATTTACTCGTTTTTAGTTTAACGGATACAAAAACAAGGCTCCTGAATAGGAAACCTTGTTCTCATCTTATTTTACGTGGTTTTCAAACTCTTTTTGGCTCTTTTCGATAGCTCTTTTACTTTCTGCTTCCCACTTAGCCTTGGCTTCATCAAATTGTTTCTTGGTAACAGGGTCTTTTTGTAATCTCATGTACTTATAATTATTTCCGTCACCCTTGATTCCCACTAGGGAGTAGGCACGTGTAAACGGAGTTACTTTGGTTACAGAGGCTGTACCACCATTTGACATAGCAGACATGACTAGAGAATTGTCAATCATCCAAGCTTGCGCTTCAGCGTATTTTTCATAACGCTTAGCGACATCTTTGTTCTCAGCATCTGCTTCTTTCAAGAGTTGTGTATAGGTATCGAGCCCCAAACTCTTAATGAGCTCTTGGTCTTCCTTGGCATCAAGACCAAAAATCTTGAGATAGAAGCCAGTTTCAGCATTGAAGGGATCTAGATAAGTTGATGGATCCTGGTAATCACCAACCCAACCATCAAAGTTTAGGTCGTAGTCACGAGCTGCTGGATTTGGTGCTAGGAAGGCAACATTTCCAAAGTCATCTGTAGAAAGCTGTTGAACATCAATGACGATATTGTCAGAACCTAGTACTGTTTCAAGGGTTTGTTTAACCGAGTTCATACCAGAAACCGCATTTTTATTTGTCTGATCAACAGGGACATCCAAATGGATTGGGAAAGTCACGCCTTGGGCTTCTAATTCCTTTTTAGCTTCCGCAAATTTTGCTTGGGCCTTTTCCTTATTGAAGTAAGCATCTTGAGCGTCTGCTAAATTGATGCCTGACCACTCAGTTCCGTAGTTCACAAGCTTAGAAGCTGTTACTTCTCCAAAGGTCTTGTCTCCCACCTGGACAAATGTTGGGGGAACCAGAGTATTACGAAGGGTTTTGCTCGCTGCTTCTTCACCGTTAGATTGAGCAGAGTAGGCTGTTCGATCAATTCCAAAGTTGATAGCCTGACGGAATTTTTTATTTAAGATAGCTGTTTGAGCTGATTTCTTTTGTTCGTCCGTTGTTTTAGCGGTATGATTATAGGTTTTGCGGTTGACGTTAAAGTTAAAGTACCAAGATGTCTTGTCTTGTAAGCTATAGACGATATTGTCTTGGTATTTTTCTTTTGTCTTAGCATAATTCGAACTGTTTGGATAGACTCCTGCAATCGAGTAAGCACCACTTTCAAAGTTTCGAATGGTCATCTCCTGATCTGACCCATCAAAGTAGGCTAACTTAACTTTTTCAATGGTTACTTTATCATGGTCATAATAGTGTGGATTCTTCACATATTCGATCGAAGATTTTGATGTGAAATCTTTTAACAGATATGGACCGTTATAAAGGATGCTGTCTGGTGTCAAGGTACCAAAGTCTTTATCTTTTGATTTCAAAAACTCTTCGTTGACTGGGAAAAGAATACTATTGGTTGTCTTAGAGTTCCAATAAGGTTCTGGTCGTGTCAAAGTGTACTCAACCGTATAGTCATCCAAGGCTTTGACACCAACAGTTGAAAAGTCATTGGTCACACCCGTCACATAGTCATTCAATCCCTTGATTGAATTTTGAATCAGATCCATGGCTTGCCCCTTGTTGTCCGCAGCATATTTGATCCCAGTGACAAAATCCTGAGCTTTGACTGAAGCGTATTCCTCACCATCAGCCGTATACCACTTGGCATCTTTTCTAAGCTTGTAGGTATAGGTCAAACCATCTGATGAAACAGACCAATCCTCCGCAAGAGCAGGTACGAGGTTCCCATAGCTGTCATTTTCTAGCAATCCATCTACGAGATTGGTAATAACGGCAGTGTTATCTGCATAATAATCTAGAAGATAGTTAAAAGTTGTTGGATTCGCACTAAATGTTGATGAATAAGTGCTAGTATCTGTGTTGGACTGTCCACATGCAGAGAGCAAAATCCCTGTCGCTAAGACAAGACCTGTCCCGATTAGTCTTTTTTTCAGTTTGATCATCATTCACTCCTTTATGTCACTTTTTATAACATAACCATATTTTATCAAATTTATTCAAAAATGTAAAGTTACTGCCTTTATGACAACTGGTGTCTCAAAACAAAAAAGAAGCACAGTTTCCTGCAACTTCCTTTTCTGTTTATAGATTACTTGACGTGTTTTTCAAGTTCTTTTTGGTATTTGGCATTTGTCTCGATTTTTTCTTGTTGCCATTTCTTGAAGGCTTCTTCGTATTCTTTTGCAGTCACAACGTCATTTTGCAATTCCAATCCTTTGAATACAAATGGGTCTCCCTTGATCCCGACTTGAGAGTAAGCTTTTGTAAATGGTACAGTACGGCTAACCGTTGGAGAACCACCTGAAGAAGCAACTGGGATTAAAAGTGAACTATCCGATACCCAAGCTTGAGCTTTAGCATATTTTTCATAACGCTTATTAAGGTCGCTGGTTTCAGCTGCAGCGTCATCCAAGAGTTTCTTGTATTCGTCCAGTCCAACTTGAGCCATCACTTCTGGATCTTTTCCGCGATTGATCCCCAAGTGTTTAAGGGCAGAACCCTTCTTAGCATCAAGGATGTTGAGGTAGGTAGCCGGGTCTTGATAATCTGGTCCCCAACCAGTTCCGTTCAAGTCATAGTCTTTTTGGGATGGAACCTTGGCTTGAGATGTAATGCTCATTTTCTCATTATCT comes from Streptococcus oralis and encodes:
- the cpsC gene encoding capsular polysaccharide biosynthesis protein CpsC yields the protein MKEQNMMEIDVFHLLKILWKRKFLIALVAFVTGTVAFAYSSFIVKPEFTSTTRIYVVNRNQGDKPGLTNQDLQAGSYLVKDYREIILSQDVLEKVATDLKLELPPKGLASKIKVTVPVDTRIVSISVTDRVPEEASRIANSLREVAAQKIISVTRVSDVTTLEEARPATSPSSPNIRRNTMVGFLVGAVAMVVTVLLVELLDTRVKRPEDVEDVMQIALLGVVPNLDKLR
- the cpsA gene encoding LCP family glycopolymer transferase CpsA, which codes for MSRRSKRARLGNAKRNINIFLLSIYFLLSGFLLFLIFKHNILAFRYLNILATILILISIVIAILLIVYKKAEKFTVFFLTLAIVVSSVSLYALQQFVGFTNHINATSNYSEYSMSVVVLKDSEINNVTQLDSVTGPTETDNDNIQKLVADIKTTQSKDLTVEQSTSYLAAYKSLLSGETKAIVLNSVFENIIEAEYPDYASKIKKIYTKQLTKDVAAPKVSKNKAFNIYVSGIDTYGPISSVSRSDVNILMTVNRDTKKILLTTTPRDSYVPIADGGNNQKDKLTHAGIYGVDSSIHTLENLYGVDINYYVRLNFTSFLKLIDLLGGVDVYNDQDFTSLHGKYHFPVGNVHLDSEQALGFVRERYSLADGDRDRGRNQQKVIVAIIQKLTSTEALKNYDNIIQGLQDSLQTNMPLETMMDLVNTQLESGGNYKVNSQDLKGTGRTDLPSYAMPDSNLYMMEIDESSLAAAKAAINDVMEGK
- a CDS encoding tyrosine-protein kinase; amino-acid sequence: MPTLEIAHKKLDQARKAEEYYNALRTNIQLSGNNLKVIAITSVKSGEGKSTTSTNIAWAFARAGYKTLLIDADIRNSVMSGVFKSREKITGLTEYLSGTTDLSQGLCETNVENLFVIQAGSVSPNPTALLQSENFATMIDTLHKYFDYIIVDTAPIGVVIDAAIITQKCDASVLVTAAGETNRRDVQKAKEQLEQTSKPFLGVVLNKFNTSVEKYGSYGAYGNYGNYGKK
- the cps4B gene encoding capsular polysaccharide biosynthesis protein Cps4B, translated to MIDIHSHIVFDVDDGPKSIEESKKLLREAYSQGVRTIVSTSHRRKGMFETPEEKIATNFLKVREMAKEVADDLIIAYGAEIYYTPDVVEKLEKKLIPTLNDSRYALIEFSMNTAYRDMHKGLSDILMLGITPVIAHIERYDALENNEKRVRELIDMGCYTQVNSSHVLKPKLFGETYKFMKKRAQYFLERDLVHVIASDMHNLDHRPPHMEEAYDIIAKKYSEDKAKELFKDNPRKIIMDQLI
- a CDS encoding peptide ABC transporter substrate-binding protein, whose product is MIKLKKRLIGTGLVLATGILLSACGQSNTDTSTYSSTFSANPTTFNYLLDYYADNTAVITNLVDGLLENDSYGNLVPALAEDWSVSSDGLTYTYKLRKDAKWYTADGEEYASVKAQDFVTGIKYAADNKGQAMDLIQNSIKGLNDYVTGVTNDFSTVGVKALDDYTVEYTLTRPEPYWNSKTTNSILFPVNEEFLKSKDKDFGTLTPDSILYNGPYLLKDFTSKSSIEYVKNPHYYDHDKVTIEKVKLAYFDGSDQEMTIRNFESGAYSIAGVYPNSSNYAKTKEKYQDNIVYSLQDKTSWYFNFNVNRKTYNHTAKTTDEQKKSAQTAILNKKFRQAINFGIDRTAYSAQSNGEEAASKTLRNTLVPPTFVQVGDKTFGEVTASKLVNYGTEWSGINLADAQDAYFNKEKAQAKFAEAKKELEAQGVTFPIHLDVPVDQTNKNAVSGMNSVKQTLETVLGSDNIVIDVQQLSTDDFGNVAFLAPNPAARDYDLNFDGWVGDYQDPSTYLDPFNAETGFYLKIFGLDAKEDQELIKSLGLDTYTQLLKEADAENKDVAKRYEKYAEAQAWMIDNSLVMSAMSNGGTASVTKVTPFTRAYSLVGIKGDGNNYKYMRLQKDPVTKKQFDEAKAKWEAESKRAIEKSQKEFENHVK